GGTGCCCCGCGATGTGCCATTTTTGCGGACCAAAATATCTTTCCGCATTATGAAAAATGGGGAATATCGATCCGCGTCCCGCAACTGGAAGCCCAATGCACACCTTCCGAAATGCTCGTCAAATGTGATCGGTCAAACCAAAAACGGCTCGACCGGGATGCCCCCGGCCGAGCCGTCATGGTGATGTGACGCGCAGCGGCACACGCTGCCGTGCGTCGAAGCGCGGACAATGCCGCCCCGCCTCAGTCCCGGTACGAATCGCGGATGAAATTGGGGTCGTCGGGCGTGCCCGTGATGCGGATGTTCTTCTCCAGCGCCTTGGCTCCCGCCTCGCCCATGCTGGTATCGCGCGCATCGAGCGAAGTGAGCGACTGGCTCTTGGCCAGTTCCTCTATCCCCTGCGGGCCAAGATCGTAATTCCAGCGCACGCTGAGCGAGGTGAGCACCGGATTGCGGGCCAACTCCGGCACGGCCGCTGGCGTCATGCTGGTGAAGGCCACGTTCAGCGAGGTCAGCGTGCGGTTCTTCGCCAGCGCGATGACAGCATCGTCACCGCATAGGTTGCCTTGCACGCTGAGCGAAGTCAGCGAACGGTTCTTGGCCAGGGCCTTGGCTCCTGCTGCGGTGATCTCATTGGCGGTTTTGTCGTAACCGGCTTGCTCCGCCTCGTTTCCTGTTTCGGTGACCAGGTTGCCCAGGTCGAGTGACTTCAGCGTGTGATTGCGCGCCAGCGCCTCGACGCCGGCGTCCTTCACGAGGCAATTGCGCACGGCAAGCGTCGTCAGCGACTTGCTGCCCGCCAGCGCCTTCACGCCCTTATCGCCGATCTTGTTCTGGGTCAGATCGATCGCTTTGAACGTATCGTTTGTGGACAGATGCTTGGCACCGTCGGCCCCGATCAGGTTGTTTTTCAGCGAGATCGAGACCGTCCCGGCCGGGGGGGCCGACAGCCATTGCGCCGCGTGATCGTTAAACCAGTTTCCATCCGCCTTGAGCGAGGTGAGCGGTGTAGCGCGCACCATCATCCCTTCGGCCAGTGCGTATGCCGTCAACTCCCCCTCATACTCCTTCTGCTGCTGCCGCGCCGGCGTGTGCGGTCGGTTACAACTGACATCGAGCTCGCTCAGCGAGGGGCTGGCGGCCAGCTCCTTGAGCGCCTCGTTACCGAGGTAGTTCCCGCTCACGTCGAGCGAGGTCAGTTGGTTGTTTTTCGCCAGCGCCGGGATCCCCGGATCGGTGACGCCGCAGCAGCACAGGCGCAGCGTCTTGATCGACTGACTGCCCGCCAGATGCTCCGCGCCCTGGCCGCCGATCCGGTTGCCGCTCATGTCGAGCGACTCAAGCGCCGGGCTGTCTTTCAGCGCTGCGCAGCCCACCACGCCGATCCCGCCATCCGCTACGTTGAGCGTCTTGAGCGAGCGGTTGCCGGCAAGCAACTGTGCGCCGCGGTCGCCGATCCGGGCGCCCTTCACATTGAGCGATTCAAGCGGCAAGGTGGCGAGATACTCGATCGCGGCTTGCGATTTGGCCCCGCTGGCGGGGTCGCACTCGCCCAGGTCGAGGTGGCGCAACGTCGGAGGAAGCTTTTTCAGCTCATCGAGCGTGATGTTGCCCCGCAGACGCAGGCTTTGCAGATTGGGATAGAGGTGCAACTTGCCAAGCATCGCCTTGTTCCAGGCCTGCATGTGCGTCTGGCTCGCTCGGGCGGCTTGATTCATGGTGGAGCTCACCGTGCTCAGCGCCCGCCTGGACCGGGGGTCCAGGAAGCTGGCTGCATGCTGCAGTATCCCGATCGGCATCTCCTGGAGGTACTGCACCTTGGAGGGCCCGGAAGGCGCGGGAGGCAGTTGGCGGCGGCGCGGCATGGACGCCATGTCCGCCGCCGATCCACCATTCAGCTTCATTGCAGCCAGCTCGCCCAGGTCCGACAACGCAATCCCGGCCGACGAACGGGAGGGCGAGTAAGCCCGCGGCGACCCGCCCGGCTGGCTTGGCTCCAGCGGGAAACCGCCCTCCGGCAACAGAGGTGCGGATGGCTCCGGAGGAACATAAGGCGTATTGGAGGTGAGCTTGACCATCATCGGCTCCGTTGTATGACCATGACAAGCGCGAGCCTGCCGGAATCCGGCCAGGAAGGCTGGCGGCGCCACGAAAGAACATGGCGGCGAACGAACGGCTCAGCGCGCCGAAAGCAGACTTGCCGCAGGCCGGGGCGCAAGCGCGCACGCCGGTATGGCCGATACGGTAAGGACGCCGCGCAGGCAACCGGCCCGGGGCCGTCATCGCCCCTAGCGACCGCCAGCCGGCACACGTCACATCTGATCCAGCCGCCGCAGCCCATCCAGCCTTAGCCCTGGCACATCCTCCACCAGGAAGTTCGGGTTCTGCTGCGTGCCCGTCAGCCGGGTATTGGCCTCCAGCATCTTGGCGCCGGCCTCGCCCATGCCGTTATTGCGCGCATCGAGCGAGGTCAGCGAAGTGCTCTTCTCGGCGAACGCCCGCGCGCCGGCCTCGCCAATGGCGTTGTCGCTCACGTTGAGCGTGGTGAGCACCGTGCTGAGGCTCAGCGCCTCGGCCCCCTCGGGACCGAGGCGGTTCTCGCTGAGATCCAGCTCGGTCAACGTGGCGCTTTTCGCCAAGTGCTGCGCACCATTGGGTCCGATCCGGTTGCGGCCCAGGTTCAGCAAAGTCAACCGGGGATGCTGCGCCAGTGCCGCCGCGCCGTTATCGTCGACCTCGTTGCCGTACAGGTTGAGCGACGTCAGAGCGCTGTTGCCCGCCAGCGCCTGGGCACCCGCGTCGTGGATGTTGTTTCTGATCAGGTCGAGCGACGCGATGGAGCGGCTCTGCGCCAGCGCCGTGGCGGCCCGGTCGCCAATGCTGCAGCCGGTCAGGCTGAGCGAGGTGAGCGACGCGCAGGTCGCCAGCAGCCGCGCTGCCTTCGGCATCGATTTCGATGCCATTCAGGCTGAGCGACTTGAGCGGCCGTGTGGCGAGGAGCGCCAACCCGGCGTTGGACACGCCGCTGCCCGTGCTGCGGCCGATCTCCAGGTGCTCCACTCCGGGCGGCAGGGCTTTCAACGCCTCGAGCGTGAGTTCCCCCTTGAACCGCACGCTCTTGAGCGCCGGATACTTGCCCAGGTGCCCGAACATCGCCGGGTCGCGAATGGTCAGGTGCGTCACGACGGCCCGCGAGGCATTCCGCAGTTCCCGGTTGACCTCCCGCATGGCCCGCCGGGGCCGGCCCCGGCACTGGCGCCGATCCGCTGCCACAACTCGGTTGGAAGCGTCTGCTGAAGGGGCGCGCTGACGGCGGCCCGGATGTCCGGCGTGGATCGCGCGCCCGCCGAGGACGCCCCCCATCTGAAGTTCGCCAGACCGCGCAGCATCGACGAAGCGCGCCCGATCGCCGAACGGGCGGAAGACGGCAGCCAGCGGCTGCGCTTCGGGTCCGCCCCGTTCGGGGGCACGGTCTCGGTGGCGCGCCGCAAAGCGGGTTGAGGGGCGCCGCTTGGTTGCGTGCTGCCTCGGGTGCGCGAAGCCATGCTCGACTCCATTGCAAAGTGGAGCCGGGAAGATTGGCGCAATCGTGCCGCGACGCGCCGCCGGCACGGCGAAAAAAACAGCCTGCCAGCGAACCGGGCCGCGCAATCTCCGCACGCCCACACCTTTGTCTGCCCGCTCAGTGCGGGCCGCCGGCCCGTCCCCTTGCGAAGGCAGCCTTCAACCCGGTCCGGGAGCGCCGCGAGCCCGGACGGACTGCTCCCGCGCCTGCCGGTAGGCCACCCAATCCCCCCCGGTGATGACGTGCCGCCCCGCCGCCTGCGCGGCTTCGACCGGGTAGACGACGCAATCGAGCGGCTCGCTGCCCAGCATCACGGTGTGGGTCTCGCGCAGGAACAGCGCATCGCCGCCGGGATAGACCTCTTCGATTTCATCCAGCACCGGCACGAGCCCGGGGTCGATGCGGTAGACGTCGCCGCGCACGGCGGTGCCGGTCGGGTCCGGCACCAGGCCGGGGTAGGCGCCGAAGTCATACAGCCGGCCGTGCAGCGTCGCATGGCCGATCAGTTTCGGTTCTGCGATGCCGCGCCGGGCCGCGGCGAGGCACAGGTCGTTGGCCTCGCCCGCGCGCAGCGTGCCGTAGACGAAGACGAAAACGTGGACGGCCTCAGTCATGCAGCTTCTCCCGCGCGACCAGCACGCCGTCTTCGTCGCCGTAGATCCACTCGCCCGGGAGGATGTAGGCACCGGGCATCTGCACGCCGATGTCGCGCTCACCCTGGTTCTTCTTGACGCTTTTGCGCGGATGCGCGGCCAGCGCATGCACGCCGACGTTGCATTCGGCGAGTTCGCGGGTGTCGCGCACGCAGCCGTTGACGAGGACGCCCTCCCAGCCGTTGTCCTCAGCCAGCTTGCCGAGGTTGCCGCCCACCAGCGCGCAGCGCAGCGAGCCGCCGCCGTCGACGACGAGCACACGGCCGCCGCCCGGCTGCTCCAGCACGGCGCGCACCAGGCCGTTGTCTTCAAACACCTTGAGCGTGGCGGCCGGCCCGGCAAAGGCGGCCCGCTTGCCGAAGCTGCGGAACACCGGCACGAGCACGCGCACGGCGCCGCTGGCGAGTTGGTCTTCGTGCGCGTCGCACAGGTCGGTCACGGGAATCATCGTCGTCATGGCGGTGTCGAGGTGAGTGGAATCCGGGCGTGAAAGTGAAACGCGGCTCAGCCGCGCGCCTGCGCGCGCAGCGACTGGACGGTCGCGCGCGGGCTGATGATCTCGGGGTCGGTCTGCACTTCGATGACGGTGGCCACCGGCGCCGCCAGCGCCGCTTCCATCGCAGCCTGGAAGCTCTCCAGCGAACGCACGGTGTAGCCCTCGGCGCCGTAGGCGCGCGCCAGCGCGGCGAAGTCCGGGTTGCGCAGCTCGGTGCCGCTCACGTGCTCCGGATACGCGCGCTCCTGGTGCATGCGGATGGTCCCGTACATGCCGTTGTTGACCACGATGAAGATCACCGGCGCGTCGTACTGCATGGCGGTCGCCAGCTCCTGCCCGTTCATCAGGAAGCAGCCGTCGCCGGCCAGGCAGATCACCGGGGTCTGCGGGCAGACGATCTTGGCGGCCACGGCGGCCGGCGCGCCGTAGCCCATCGCTCCGCTGGTCGGCGCCAGCTGCGTGCGCGTGCCGGCGGCCAGCGGCCCGTACTGATAGAAGCGATGCAGCCAGGTGGCGTAGTTGCCGGCGCCGTTGGTCAGGATAGCGTTGCGCGGCAGCCGCTCGCGCAGCCATTGCATGGCCTGGGCCAGGTCGATGCCCCGCCCGGCGAACGGCGGCGGCGCGATGTTGGCGAGGTAGTCCGCGTGCGCGGCTGCGGTCCAGGCCTGCCAGCGCGGCGCGGCCTCGGGCGCGACGCCGTCCAGCGCCTCGGCAATGGCGGGCATGGCGGCCTGGATCATCAGGTCCGCCTGGTAGACGCGGCCCAGTTCTTCGGCGCCGGCGTGCACGTGGATCAGCGTCGGCTTCGGGCGCGGCACGTCGAACAGCGTATAGCCCGAGGTCGCCACCTCGCCCAGGCGCGTGCCGATGGCGAGCACCACGTCCGCCTCGCGCACGCGCGCCGCCAGCTTGGGGTTGATGGCGATGCCGACATCGCCGGCGTAGTTCGGGTGGCGGTTGTCGAACAGGTCCTGCCGGCGGAACACGCAGCCCACCGGCAACTGCCAACGCTCAGCAAACGCCTGCAGGCGCGCGGCGGCCTGTGGCGTCCAGCCGGAGCCGCCCAGCAGCACCAGCGGGCGCTCGGCGCGCTCCAGCAGCGCCTTGAGCCGCGCCAGGTCATGCGGCGCGGGCCACGCCATCGCGCGCGGCATCGGCGGCACATCGGCCACGGCAGCGACCTCGGTCAGCATGTCTTCGGGCAGCGCCAGCACCACCGGCCCGGGGCGCCCCGCCGTCGCGGTCTGGAACGCGCGCGCGATGTATTCCGGGATGCGCTCGACGCTGTCGATCTGTGCGACCCACTTGGCCATCTGGCCGAACATGCGGCGATAGTCGATCTCCTGGAAAGCCTCGCGGTCGACGCAGTCGCGGCCGACCTGGCCAATGAAGAGGATCAGCGGCGTGGAATCCTGGAACGCGGTATGCACGCCGATGCTGGCATTGGTCGCCCCCGGGCCGCGCGTGCAGAACGCGATGCCGGGGCGGCCGGTCAGCTTGCCGTAGGCGTCGGCCATGTTGGCGGCCCCGCCCTCCTGCCGGCACACGATGAAGCGCGCGCGGTCGCGCCGCTGGTAGAAGCCCTCCAGCACGGCGAGGTAGCTCTCGCCCGGCACGCCGAAGGCGAAGTCCGTGCCATGGGCGATCAGGGCATCGACCAGGATCTGTCCGCCATGCCGGGGCACGGGATGGGATGCGTGCTGGGCCGATTGGGCGGATGCGGGGCGGGCAACGGCTGTCTCCATGGCGTGTGGTCTCGCTCACGATGCGTTGACGACACAACGGAGCATAGCGGAAGGACCGCCCGCGCACACGCCCGCACGCCAGCGCTACATCTGTCGGAACAGGTGCACGGCGCTGGACACATGCGCCACGTGGACCACCGTGCCGCGATGCGCCTGCCAGAAATGCGCGAACGGCTCATAGGCGGTCACGAACGCCGCCAGCGGGCGCTGCGCCCCCTGGGCAAAGCGTGGCGCTCCCGTGGCGGGGGCCGCCGGGCCGCCGGGCCGCTAACGGCCGCCTTGCGACGGCCCTGCGCCGACCACCATCTGCACGAGCACGCCGCGCCCCGAGAGCCTCAGCAGGAGCCGGTCCTCGGCCGCCCGGACCTTCTGCGTAAACACCTGGGTCCGCTCCGCGTAAGCGACCCGCTCCTCCAGGAATTCCAGCCCCTCGGCATCCGTGGGCTGGGGCGGCGCCTCCTCTGCGAGGGCGGCCTTTTCCGGGGCAAAGCGGTTCTTGAGTTGGGTGAACGCAGCGGAGTGCAGCGTCTGCATGGCGGTGCGCCACGAGTCGTTGCTGAGCAGGTACTTGGCCAACCCGGCCGGATCGGCTTCCTTGGCCCGCACGGTTTCGGCCAGCCTCTTGAGAGTCGCCTTGCCGAGCACGCTGGCGCGCGGGTACATCATGCGGGACGGGATGTTCTTGGGCAGGTCGAGTTCCTTCTTCAACGCGACTTTCGCATGGAGCATCGTTTCCACCGGCTCTCTCTCCAACTGCCTATCGGTCACGGTGGCGGCACGCCCCTCGCGGTTTCGACTGCGCGCCGTCATTTGGTTGACTTCCGTGATCAGGCTGTCCAAGCGGTATCGCTGGCGCGCCCAGGACTCCAGCTTCGGCTGATCGATCTCGCCGCTGCGCACCTTCGCCACCAGCTCATGCGTGTCAACCATCGTCACGATGTTGGAAAATCCTTCAACCACGTTGTCGCCGCAGCTCCCCAAGGCGGTCTCCGCCGCACTGAACACGCTCTTACGCAGATCGGCATCCTTCGCAATGGCCCGGATGACCATCGCCCCGTCGGCGACAACCGGATCGCGGCTGGCAAGGAAGGGAATCAGGCTCCCCGGCCGGCGGCGCTCCAGCAGACGGGCAAACGCATCGGCATCCGCTTCGTGATCGAAGGCCTTGGCGTCCGGCAAAGACTTGCCCCCCGCAAGCTTGAGCCACGCCTTGATCTCCGACCCGAGCGGGCGCCGCTGTCGCTGGATGTCGTCGGCAGTCGCCCGTCGCAGGCGTGCCGCA
The sequence above is drawn from the Ralstonia solanacearum K60 genome and encodes:
- a CDS encoding thiamine pyrophosphate-binding protein, with translation METAVARPASAQSAQHASHPVPRHGGQILVDALIAHGTDFAFGVPGESYLAVLEGFYQRRDRARFIVCRQEGGAANMADAYGKLTGRPGIAFCTRGPGATNASIGVHTAFQDSTPLILFIGQVGRDCVDREAFQEIDYRRMFGQMAKWVAQIDSVERIPEYIARAFQTATAGRPGPVVLALPEDMLTEVAAVADVPPMPRAMAWPAPHDLARLKALLERAERPLVLLGGSGWTPQAAARLQAFAERWQLPVGCVFRRQDLFDNRHPNYAGDVGIAINPKLAARVREADVVLAIGTRLGEVATSGYTLFDVPRPKPTLIHVHAGAEELGRVYQADLMIQAAMPAIAEALDGVAPEAAPRWQAWTAAAHADYLANIAPPPFAGRGIDLAQAMQWLRERLPRNAILTNGAGNYATWLHRFYQYGPLAAGTRTQLAPTSGAMGYGAPAAVAAKIVCPQTPVICLAGDGCFLMNGQELATAMQYDAPVIFIVVNNGMYGTIRMHQERAYPEHVSGTELRNPDFAALARAYGAEGYTVRSLESFQAAMEAALAAPVATVIEVQTDPEIISPRATVQSLRAQARG
- a CDS encoding type III effector protein: MVKLTSNTPYVPPEPSAPLLPEGGFPLEPSQPGGSPRAYSPSRSSAGIALSDLGELAAMKLNGGSAADMASMPRRRQLPPAPSGPSKVQYLQEMPIGILQHAASFLDPRSRRALSTVSSTMNQAARASQTHMQAWNKAMLGKLHLYPNLQSLRLRGNITLDELKKLPPTLRHLDLGECDPASGAKSQAAIEYLATLPLESLNVKGARIGDRGAQLLAGNRSLKTLNVADGGIGVVGCAALKDSPALESLDMSGNRIGGQGAEHLAGSQSIKTLRLCCCGVTDPGIPALAKNNQLTSLDVSGNYLGNEALKELAASPSLSELDVSCNRPHTPARQQQKEYEGELTAYALAEGMMVRATPLTSLKADGNWFNDHAAQWLSAPPAGTVSISLKNNLIGADGAKHLSTNDTFKAIDLTQNKIGDKGVKALAGSKSLTTLAVRNCLVKDAGVEALARNHTLKSLDLGNLVTETGNEAEQAGYDKTANEITAAGAKALAKNRSLTSLSVQGNLCGDDAVIALAKNRTLTSLNVAFTSMTPAAVPELARNPVLTSLSVRWNYDLGPQGIEELAKSQSLTSLDARDTSMGEAGAKALEKNIRITGTPDDPNFIRDSYRD
- a CDS encoding gamma-glutamylcyclotransferase family protein gives rise to the protein MTEAVHVFVFVYGTLRAGEANDLCLAAARRGIAEPKLIGHATLHGRLYDFGAYPGLVPDPTGTAVRGDVYRIDPGLVPVLDEIEEVYPGGDALFLRETHTVMLGSEPLDCVVYPVEAAQAAGRHVITGGDWVAYRQAREQSVRARGAPGPG
- a CDS encoding NEL-type E3 ubiquitin ligase domain-containing protein translates to MPSRVPSASVGQSHHAVGTASTSAASSASASQPATSTAPAARRRDPQFGELLQRQNNAPRVSAANVHAAQAGTWNVESAINDMAGRSSDRHTRWLKKSASPQYLYAKALTARQRGQLERALERRFRNPAATAEHRDAALTMWLSVQQARLRTHTSGHRHHHNVEQFETAVWSVPIPLMALGYRTQRRRYYSSPLRPEYRAAFNNFMRVIGDPSLSQATRQQVAAQLEYHWRSEETIARHERAQLEQQGVMGLAESGYQVSEDFEHARLTALERQAVIQQAGRGVPPALYLQALETEQQRAQPGSIRAESLARQLASVRAAANAPARASTSAQASGSDDAAARLRRATADDIQRQRRPLGSEIKAWLKLAGGKSLPDAKAFDHEADADAFARLLERRRPGSLIPFLASRDPVVADGAMVIRAIAKDADLRKSVFSAAETALGSCGDNVVEGFSNIVTMVDTHELVAKVRSGEIDQPKLESWARQRYRLDSLITEVNQMTARSRNREGRAATVTDRQLEREPVETMLHAKVALKKELDLPKNIPSRMMYPRASVLGKATLKRLAETVRAKEADPAGLAKYLLSNDSWRTAMQTLHSAAFTQLKNRFAPEKAALAEEAPPQPTDAEGLEFLEERVAYAERTQVFTQKVRAAEDRLLLRLSGRGVLVQMVVGAGPSQGGR
- the rraA gene encoding ribonuclease E activity regulator RraA, encoding MTTMIPVTDLCDAHEDQLASGAVRVLVPVFRSFGKRAAFAGPAATLKVFEDNGLVRAVLEQPGGGRVLVVDGGGSLRCALVGGNLGKLAEDNGWEGVLVNGCVRDTRELAECNVGVHALAAHPRKSVKKNQGERDIGVQMPGAYILPGEWIYGDEDGVLVAREKLHD